In the genome of Natronorubrum sediminis, one region contains:
- a CDS encoding aldo/keto reductase — MEYTTLGSTGMEVSRLCLGCMSFGSSDWREWVLEDEEGKEIIDRAIDLGINFFDTANMYSRGESERILGEALEGHRESSVIATKVYHPMRDDDPHSQGLSRKTIEQELAASRERLGVDTIDLYQIHRWDYDTPIETTLRTLTDAVRRGEVRYIGASSMWAHQFADALATSELKNLERFVTMQNHYNLVYREEEREMLPLCANEGIGVMPWSPLARGYLTRPHEDIDATTRGETEEHMYNHPYREGGGQEVNERVAEVAADKGATMAQIALAWLLHKDWVDAPIIGTTSVEHLEQAVEALEISLSASDMAYLEEPYEPVPVSGHN; from the coding sequence ATGGAGTATACGACACTCGGTTCGACCGGAATGGAAGTCAGTCGGCTCTGTCTGGGTTGTATGAGCTTCGGCTCGAGCGACTGGCGGGAGTGGGTACTCGAAGACGAAGAAGGGAAGGAGATCATCGACCGGGCGATCGACCTCGGAATCAACTTCTTCGACACGGCGAATATGTACTCGCGCGGTGAATCCGAGCGGATTCTCGGTGAGGCACTCGAGGGCCATCGCGAGTCGTCTGTCATCGCCACCAAGGTGTATCATCCGATGCGCGACGATGATCCACACTCGCAGGGACTCTCTCGAAAGACAATCGAACAGGAACTCGCCGCCAGTCGCGAGCGCCTGGGTGTGGACACGATCGACCTCTACCAGATCCACCGCTGGGATTACGATACGCCGATCGAGACCACCCTTCGAACGCTCACGGACGCGGTTCGACGCGGTGAGGTGCGCTACATCGGGGCGTCGTCGATGTGGGCCCACCAGTTCGCCGATGCGCTCGCGACGAGCGAGTTGAAGAACCTCGAGCGATTCGTTACGATGCAAAATCACTACAATCTGGTCTATCGCGAGGAGGAACGCGAGATGTTACCTCTCTGTGCGAACGAGGGCATCGGCGTGATGCCGTGGTCTCCGCTGGCCCGTGGCTACCTCACGCGCCCGCACGAGGACATCGACGCGACGACGCGCGGGGAGACTGAAGAGCACATGTACAACCATCCCTACCGTGAGGGAGGCGGCCAGGAGGTCAACGAACGCGTCGCCGAAGTCGCCGCAGACAAGGGCGCGACGATGGCCCAAATCGCTCTCGCGTGGTTGCTCCACAAAGACTGGGTCGATGCACCGATTATCGGAACTACGAGCGTCGAGCACTTAGAGCAGGCCGTCGAAGCACTCGAGATTTCGCTCTCGGCGTCGGATATGGCCTACCTCGAGGAACCGTACGAACCGGTTCCGGTGTCGGGTCACAACTGA
- a CDS encoding winged helix-turn-helix transcriptional regulator: protein MATQQPTTKTDEPNACPVIESLEQIGSKWRLAVLHELLSGEQRFNELKRSTGANARTLSRVLDDLGEMGFVERRLEEDAPVATYYSLTDKGKSLDPVFDEIECWAGSWLDDEQLEL from the coding sequence ATGGCGACCCAACAGCCGACGACGAAGACCGACGAACCGAACGCCTGCCCCGTTATCGAATCGCTCGAGCAAATCGGTTCGAAGTGGCGACTGGCCGTCCTGCACGAACTCCTCTCCGGCGAACAACGTTTCAACGAACTCAAACGCTCGACGGGCGCAAACGCCCGGACGCTCTCTCGCGTCCTCGACGACCTCGGCGAGATGGGGTTCGTCGAACGCAGACTCGAGGAAGATGCACCGGTGGCGACGTACTACAGTCTCACCGACAAGGGCAAGTCGCTTGATCCAGTGTTCGACGAGATCGAATGCTGGGCCGGATCGTGGCTCGACGACGAGCAACTCGAATTGTAG
- a CDS encoding ornithine cyclodeaminase family protein, protein MVRVLSDADVSSVLDLEALLPVVAEAFEKQREGAIERPERPHYPIGRGTNPDAPEQPTGTGLCMPAYIHGTPYAATKLVAVCPDNSERELPTVTAQIALTDAETGQPVGYLAGNRITNARTGCIGGLAARELASAGPLEVGVIGAGTQARWQTRAIAAAIGADRLESIRIYSPSDSRFECARALESELGVRTDAASSPRGAVENADVVVTTTTSTEPVFPGDALAPGALVVAVGAYTPEMRELDNRTIERATRVFADVPEEARETGDLREHADLEVVPFGDVLVGRTGRTSSAEILVLESVGSAVLDAGAATFVFERAEERGLGESLSL, encoded by the coding sequence ATGGTTCGCGTCCTCTCCGACGCAGACGTGTCGTCCGTTCTCGACCTCGAGGCGTTGCTTCCCGTCGTCGCCGAAGCGTTCGAAAAGCAACGCGAGGGGGCCATCGAACGACCGGAGCGGCCACACTATCCAATCGGGAGAGGGACGAATCCGGACGCACCCGAGCAACCGACTGGGACCGGCCTCTGTATGCCGGCGTACATCCACGGCACACCGTACGCCGCGACGAAACTCGTCGCCGTCTGTCCGGACAATTCCGAGCGGGAGCTACCGACCGTCACCGCACAGATCGCGCTCACCGACGCCGAAACCGGACAGCCCGTGGGCTACCTCGCAGGAAATCGAATTACCAACGCCAGAACGGGCTGTATCGGCGGACTCGCCGCTCGCGAACTCGCCTCCGCTGGCCCGCTCGAGGTGGGCGTCATCGGCGCCGGTACACAGGCTCGCTGGCAAACGCGTGCCATCGCGGCCGCCATCGGTGCCGACCGACTCGAGTCGATCCGAATCTACTCGCCGAGCGATTCGCGATTCGAGTGCGCGCGAGCCCTCGAGTCCGAACTCGGCGTTCGGACGGACGCGGCCTCGAGTCCACGGGGTGCCGTCGAAAACGCCGACGTCGTCGTCACGACCACGACGAGCACGGAGCCGGTGTTTCCGGGGGATGCACTGGCACCCGGCGCGCTCGTCGTCGCCGTCGGTGCCTACACACCCGAAATGCGGGAACTCGACAATCGAACGATCGAACGTGCCACTCGCGTGTTCGCGGACGTTCCCGAAGAAGCACGTGAGACGGGAGATCTCCGCGAGCACGCCGACCTCGAGGTCGTGCCATTCGGCGACGTGTTGGTGGGACGGACTGGCCGAACGTCGTCGGCGGAGATTCTCGTCCTCGAGAGCGTCGGTTCGGCGGTGTTGGATGCTGGGGCGGCGACGTTCGTCTTCGAACGGGCTGAAGAACGAGGACTGGGTGAGTCACTGTCGTTGTGA
- a CDS encoding PaaI family thioesterase: protein MTAESATLDSDVPQRFLEHSAYLSWLGIQIDTLGSASATIRLPAKSKHFNPAQGTSKAISGGVISTLIDISGGFAIWTTCDDPERAQLSTIDMNVSFLHPASDDLIAVAEVVRSGDTFGVVEVTVESADEGDRVVATGRATYRIGTETSQ, encoded by the coding sequence ATGACCGCTGAATCCGCGACGCTCGACTCCGACGTTCCCCAGCGGTTCCTCGAGCACAGCGCCTACCTGTCCTGGCTCGGCATCCAGATCGACACCCTGGGATCCGCGTCCGCGACGATTCGTCTCCCTGCAAAGAGCAAACACTTCAATCCAGCCCAGGGAACGTCGAAAGCGATAAGCGGCGGAGTCATTTCGACGCTGATCGATATTTCAGGTGGGTTCGCCATCTGGACGACGTGCGACGATCCCGAGCGAGCGCAGCTCTCGACGATCGACATGAACGTCTCGTTTCTCCACCCCGCGAGCGACGATCTCATCGCCGTCGCGGAGGTCGTCAGATCCGGCGATACCTTCGGCGTGGTGGAGGTCACCGTCGAGAGCGCAGACGAGGGCGATCGCGTCGTCGCGACCGGTCGGGCGACCTATCGAATCGGCACCGAGACGAGCCAGTGA
- a CDS encoding PAS domain-containing protein, with protein sequence MTGRSEPLLDRVTDAFFALDTDFRFTYLNERAETLLKRSRADLIGRVMWDEFPTTVETQFPDRFHRAMDEQVPVSFEIYHAHLETWFEARAYPAEDGLSVYMRDVTARKTQEASLAQHAAVVEAVHDAVLTLDRDRNLVTVNGATEALLGIDRSNLVGKHIEFLTKRAGIDDEHAIQIGQAITDVDVGNAVDRHLELPFTDADGTDRIGEFRFVPIEDDVATVAAVIRDVTDRREYERVVTSLHEITRWLLESDDPEEICAIAVHAGSDLLNLPISGVWLLDDEYGYLDPVAGTAGAHDEFGGLPRFSPGEGLVWDVFESGTVERFDDLATVDDLYNPDTPIRSEIIAPIGTHGVLMTGSFEAHQFDETDVDLVSTLVENTLAALERAQREHVLRERTAELERQTDRLESVADVLSSDLKQQLSTLADALSGEQTPHDPMWEFPLAEDTVQTTLERTERLVDDVREFARNASAVGPRTRIDLESAITDALERSRLESERVVVERSASLRADDDRFVRLLETAFDDTAARATDDVTIQVGLLGFDTDDRTRGFFLLDDAAEIPPPADERVLEPTVHEHDGDGRGINPLSDADDADGRPVTGKSSVRSDMSENTDGLGLALVRAIAEAHDWTLTVDTGTNGGTRLEISDVTTLEETSDSDFAP encoded by the coding sequence ATGACGGGACGATCAGAACCACTGCTCGATCGAGTTACTGATGCATTCTTCGCGCTCGATACGGATTTTCGCTTCACGTATCTGAACGAGCGAGCAGAGACTCTTCTCAAGCGATCTCGAGCCGACCTCATCGGACGCGTCATGTGGGACGAGTTCCCTACGACCGTCGAAACGCAGTTTCCGGATCGGTTCCACCGCGCGATGGACGAACAGGTCCCCGTCTCCTTCGAGATCTATCACGCCCACCTCGAGACCTGGTTCGAAGCCCGCGCGTATCCCGCCGAGGACGGACTGTCGGTCTACATGCGAGACGTTACCGCGCGGAAAACACAGGAGGCGTCGCTCGCACAGCACGCGGCAGTCGTCGAGGCCGTTCACGACGCCGTCCTCACGCTCGATCGCGATCGAAACCTCGTCACGGTCAACGGCGCAACCGAGGCGCTTCTCGGCATCGACCGGTCGAATCTCGTCGGGAAACACATCGAGTTCCTCACCAAACGCGCCGGTATCGACGACGAGCACGCGATTCAAATCGGCCAGGCGATCACCGATGTCGACGTCGGTAACGCCGTCGACAGACACCTCGAGTTACCGTTCACCGACGCCGACGGAACCGATCGAATCGGCGAGTTCCGATTCGTCCCGATCGAAGACGACGTCGCGACGGTCGCAGCCGTCATCCGTGACGTCACCGACCGACGCGAGTACGAGCGCGTCGTCACGTCCCTCCACGAAATTACCCGCTGGCTCCTCGAGTCAGACGACCCAGAAGAGATCTGTGCGATCGCCGTTCATGCGGGGAGCGACCTACTCAATCTCCCGATCAGTGGCGTGTGGCTCCTCGACGACGAGTACGGCTACCTCGACCCAGTCGCCGGAACGGCCGGTGCACACGACGAGTTCGGCGGATTGCCGCGATTCTCTCCCGGCGAGGGGCTCGTCTGGGACGTGTTCGAATCCGGCACCGTCGAGCGCTTCGACGATTTGGCGACGGTCGACGACCTCTACAATCCCGACACGCCGATTCGATCGGAGATCATCGCACCGATCGGCACGCACGGTGTACTCATGACCGGTTCGTTCGAGGCTCACCAATTCGACGAAACCGACGTCGATCTCGTCTCCACACTCGTCGAGAACACTCTTGCCGCACTCGAGCGCGCCCAGCGCGAGCACGTCCTTCGGGAGCGAACGGCCGAACTCGAGCGCCAGACTGACCGACTCGAGTCAGTCGCAGACGTCCTCTCGAGTGATCTCAAACAACAACTCTCGACGCTCGCCGACGCTCTCTCGGGAGAGCAGACGCCCCACGACCCAATGTGGGAATTTCCACTCGCGGAGGATACCGTCCAGACGACACTCGAGCGAACCGAACGACTCGTCGACGACGTTCGCGAGTTCGCACGAAACGCATCGGCTGTCGGGCCGCGGACCAGAATCGACCTCGAGTCGGCGATCACGGACGCTCTCGAGCGCTCACGCCTCGAGAGCGAACGCGTCGTCGTCGAGCGCTCTGCATCGCTTCGGGCCGACGACGACCGGTTCGTCCGCCTCCTCGAGACGGCGTTCGACGACACAGCCGCGCGAGCGACCGACGACGTTACGATTCAGGTCGGACTCCTCGGCTTCGACACTGACGACCGCACGCGCGGGTTTTTCTTGCTCGACGATGCAGCCGAGATTCCGCCACCAGCAGACGAGCGAGTGCTCGAGCCAACGGTGCACGAACACGACGGTGATGGACGCGGGATAAACCCACTTTCAGACGCTGACGATGCCGATGGGAGGCCAGTAACCGGCAAATCGAGCGTTCGAAGCGACATGAGCGAAAACACGGACGGACTCGGACTCGCTCTCGTCCGGGCGATTGCCGAAGCACACGACTGGACGCTCACCGTCGACACCGGAACCAACGGAGGGACGAGACTCGAGATCAGTGACGTAACGACACTCGAGGAAACGTCAGATTCCGACTTCGCTCCGTGA
- a CDS encoding SRPBCC family protein → MTRVRPIHTQDGRRIEVSHVLEAPAADAWELLVDTTEWPSWSPLVSGVESSDRRIRTGTTGRVRLSGVWTSFHITTCADRRWTWTLSRLPGATHRVDDLENQRCRIAFELPVYAAGSVPVTLRALENLEERLAE, encoded by the coding sequence ATGACTCGCGTTCGTCCGATACACACCCAAGACGGTCGCCGGATCGAGGTTTCTCACGTTCTCGAGGCACCCGCGGCGGACGCGTGGGAACTGCTCGTCGACACGACCGAGTGGCCGTCGTGGTCGCCGCTGGTTTCCGGCGTCGAATCGAGCGATCGGCGGATTCGAACGGGGACGACGGGGCGCGTCAGGCTCTCCGGAGTTTGGACGTCGTTTCACATCACGACCTGCGCGGACCGTCGCTGGACGTGGACGCTTTCGAGGCTGCCGGGTGCAACCCACCGCGTCGACGACCTCGAGAACCAGCGCTGTCGAATCGCGTTCGAACTGCCGGTGTACGCAGCGGGCTCAGTTCCGGTCACCCTTCGCGCACTCGAGAACCTCGAGGAGAGACTCGCCGAGTAA
- a CDS encoding pyridoxal phosphate-dependent aminotransferase produces MTFELSERVQTVPPSGIRRFFEIAEERDDVISLGVGEPDFATPWAARDAAITSLEQGKTSYTANRGTRELREAISEYVANRFGLGYGPDEEILVTAGASEAVDLAFRAFVDPGDTVAIAQPSYISYEPGVVFAGGEALPVPTTEADDFRLTVDALEDAGADEADMLVLCYPNNPTGAIMTEEDLEPIAEFAREHNLTVLSDEIYAELTYDGNEHTSIATFEGMRERTIVFNGFSKAHAMTGLRLGYALGPAEAINAMNKIHQYTMLSAPTTAQHAALEALESCENEVREMVDQYDRRRQFVLSRFREIGMDVFEAKGAFYCFPEVPAGFTAAEFAEEVLREQGVAVVPGDVFGEGGDGHLRVSYATGLEDLRQALARIEAFVDDHA; encoded by the coding sequence ATGACGTTCGAACTGTCCGAACGCGTCCAGACGGTGCCGCCATCGGGAATTCGGCGCTTTTTCGAAATCGCCGAGGAACGAGACGACGTCATCTCACTGGGCGTCGGTGAACCCGATTTCGCTACGCCATGGGCGGCCCGCGACGCAGCGATCACGTCACTCGAGCAAGGAAAGACCTCGTACACGGCGAATCGAGGAACGCGCGAACTCCGCGAGGCGATCTCCGAGTACGTCGCCAACCGATTCGGATTAGGGTACGGCCCGGACGAAGAGATACTTGTCACCGCCGGCGCGAGCGAAGCGGTCGACCTGGCCTTTCGTGCGTTCGTCGATCCCGGCGACACGGTCGCCATCGCCCAGCCGTCGTACATCTCCTACGAACCCGGTGTCGTCTTCGCAGGGGGTGAGGCGCTACCAGTTCCGACGACCGAGGCCGACGATTTCCGACTGACGGTCGACGCACTCGAGGACGCAGGCGCGGACGAAGCCGACATGCTCGTCCTCTGTTATCCGAACAACCCGACGGGGGCGATCATGACGGAGGAGGATCTCGAGCCGATCGCCGAGTTCGCCCGCGAGCACAATCTGACGGTGCTCTCGGACGAAATCTACGCCGAACTAACCTACGACGGAAACGAGCACACCTCCATCGCGACGTTCGAGGGCATGCGCGAGCGCACAATCGTGTTCAACGGCTTCTCGAAGGCCCACGCGATGACCGGACTGCGACTCGGCTACGCGCTCGGCCCCGCCGAGGCCATCAACGCGATGAACAAGATACACCAGTACACGATGCTCTCGGCACCGACCACGGCTCAACACGCCGCACTCGAGGCCCTCGAGTCTTGTGAGAACGAGGTCCGAGAGATGGTCGACCAGTACGATCGACGACGGCAGTTCGTCCTCTCGCGCTTCCGGGAAATCGGCATGGACGTCTTCGAAGCCAAGGGCGCATTCTACTGTTTCCCCGAGGTACCAGCGGGTTTCACCGCAGCGGAGTTCGCCGAAGAAGTCCTGCGCGAACAAGGGGTCGCCGTCGTTCCCGGCGACGTCTTCGGCGAGGGCGGCGACGGACACCTTCGGGTCTCCTACGCGACGGGACTCGAGGACCTCCGACAGGCTCTCGCTCGGATCGAGGCGTTCGTCGACGACCACGCCTGA
- the purL gene encoding phosphoribosylformylglycinamidine synthase subunit PurL: MSLADSDRELVVEELEREPTPAEAALFENLWSEHCAYRSSRPLLSAFDSEGEQVVIGPGDDAAVVALPGSEDGGPAEGSTYITMGIESHNHPSYVDPFDGAATGVGGIVRDTLSMGAYPIALADSLYFGEFVEPRSTARRSDDVDHEHSKYLFEGVVEGISHYGNCIGVPTVAGSVDFHPDYEGNPLVNVACIGLTNEERLVTAEAQEPGNKLVLVGNGTGRDGLGGASFASEDLAEDAETEDRPAVQVGDPYAEKLLIEANEQLIDENLVESARDLGAAGLGGASSELVAKGGLGAHIELERVHQREPNMNALEILLAESQERMCYEVEPENVDRVREITERYDLGCSVIGEVTDGNYTCTFDSETVVDVDAYFLGEGAPMNDLPSEEPTQPETDLPEVDLEEAFEAVLSSPNTASKRWVYRQYDHEVGVRTSVGPGDDAAIIAIREASAERDSATESSDDGPETGQGLAISSGAAPNWTTTAPYEGAKAIALENATNIAAKGATPLAAVDCLNGGNPEKPDVYGGFEGIVDGLADMCETLSAPVVGGNVSLYNDSVTGPIPPTPTLAMVGTKDGYDAPPLAISTDTDSTLVLVGDLTLGNEGGSTTDEARLGGSEYLAQFGGSDAFPTLFDEPAAVIDALADVANDDSTLAVHDVSHGGLAVSLAEMVTDDAGLEVSLPVSDGADDAAVTGALFHEQPGRAVIQTESPAAVAEAFEGIAPVTTLGQPTADGTLEVSAGTHQFSIDVADIRERRATIERALE; encoded by the coding sequence ATGAGTCTTGCCGATTCGGATCGCGAACTCGTCGTCGAGGAACTCGAGCGAGAGCCGACGCCGGCCGAGGCGGCGCTGTTCGAAAACCTCTGGAGTGAACACTGTGCATATCGCTCCTCGAGGCCGCTGCTGTCGGCGTTCGACAGTGAGGGCGAGCAGGTCGTCATCGGGCCGGGTGACGACGCGGCGGTTGTCGCACTACCGGGAAGCGAAGACGGCGGCCCAGCGGAGGGATCGACCTACATCACGATGGGTATCGAGAGCCACAATCACCCCTCGTACGTCGACCCGTTCGACGGGGCCGCGACGGGCGTGGGCGGCATCGTCCGGGACACCCTCTCGATGGGCGCGTACCCGATCGCACTCGCGGATTCGCTGTACTTCGGCGAGTTTGTCGAACCGCGTTCGACTGCCCGCCGATCCGACGATGTCGACCACGAGCACTCGAAGTATCTCTTCGAAGGCGTCGTCGAGGGAATCAGCCACTACGGCAACTGTATCGGCGTGCCGACGGTCGCGGGCAGCGTCGACTTCCACCCGGATTACGAGGGGAACCCGCTCGTCAACGTCGCCTGTATCGGTCTGACGAACGAGGAGCGACTCGTCACCGCCGAAGCCCAAGAGCCAGGAAACAAACTCGTACTCGTCGGCAACGGAACCGGGCGTGACGGCCTCGGCGGTGCCAGTTTCGCCAGCGAGGACCTCGCAGAAGACGCCGAAACCGAGGACCGACCAGCAGTCCAGGTCGGTGATCCCTACGCCGAGAAGTTGCTCATCGAAGCCAACGAGCAACTTATCGACGAGAACTTGGTCGAGTCCGCCCGCGACCTCGGTGCCGCCGGATTAGGCGGGGCCTCGAGCGAACTCGTTGCCAAAGGTGGTCTGGGAGCTCACATCGAACTCGAGCGCGTCCACCAGCGCGAACCGAACATGAACGCCCTCGAGATCCTGCTCGCCGAGTCCCAAGAGCGGATGTGTTACGAGGTCGAACCCGAAAACGTCGATCGCGTGCGTGAGATCACCGAGCGCTACGATCTGGGCTGTTCGGTCATCGGCGAGGTCACGGACGGAAACTATACGTGTACCTTCGACAGCGAGACCGTCGTCGACGTCGACGCCTACTTCCTCGGCGAGGGTGCACCGATGAACGACCTGCCGAGCGAGGAACCGACCCAGCCGGAAACGGACCTTCCGGAGGTCGACCTCGAGGAGGCCTTCGAAGCCGTTCTCTCGAGTCCGAACACGGCCTCGAAGCGGTGGGTCTACCGCCAATACGACCACGAGGTCGGCGTCCGAACGAGCGTCGGACCGGGCGACGACGCGGCGATTATTGCTATCAGGGAAGCGAGCGCGGAGCGTGACTCCGCAACCGAGTCGAGCGACGACGGCCCCGAAACCGGACAGGGCCTCGCAATCTCGTCGGGTGCGGCACCGAACTGGACGACCACCGCACCCTACGAAGGGGCGAAAGCGATTGCCTTAGAGAACGCGACGAACATCGCTGCGAAGGGAGCCACGCCCCTCGCAGCCGTCGACTGTCTCAACGGCGGCAACCCGGAGAAACCGGACGTCTACGGCGGTTTCGAGGGCATCGTCGACGGCCTCGCCGACATGTGCGAGACGCTCTCCGCGCCGGTCGTCGGCGGCAACGTCTCGTTGTACAACGACTCCGTCACCGGGCCGATTCCACCGACGCCGACGCTCGCGATGGTCGGAACCAAGGACGGGTACGACGCGCCGCCGCTGGCGATTTCGACGGATACGGACAGCACGCTCGTCCTCGTCGGCGACCTCACGCTCGGCAACGAGGGCGGCTCTACGACCGACGAGGCCCGTCTCGGCGGTTCCGAGTACCTCGCACAGTTCGGTGGAAGCGACGCGTTCCCGACGCTCTTCGACGAGCCAGCGGCCGTGATCGACGCGCTCGCCGACGTCGCGAACGACGACTCGACGCTCGCCGTCCACGACGTGAGCCACGGCGGTCTCGCCGTTTCGCTGGCCGAGATGGTCACGGACGACGCGGGACTCGAGGTTTCGCTTCCCGTCTCCGACGGCGCTGATGATGCAGCCGTCACAGGTGCGCTCTTCCACGAGCAACCCGGTCGAGCGGTGATCCAAACGGAATCGCCAGCAGCCGTCGCCGAGGCGTTCGAGGGCATTGCACCGGTCACCACGCTCGGTCAGCCGACGGCCGATGGAACGCTCGAGGTCAGCGCTGGCACGCATCAGTTCAGTATCGATGTCGCGGACATCCGCGAGCGACGCGCGACGATTGAACGCGCTCTCGAGTAA
- a CDS encoding MarR family winged helix-turn-helix transcriptional regulator, whose product MSTDVGSPAGAKTRELLHFITQETRFALLTNIVQHPEQLPSMYELEQLNPSVSEATVYKHVQKLVDAGVVKAVALPDDERQQGYPWKFYGLTDDGRELLETHNLLAAEETLQRIYETISDKPEKMVKYENAPRPALEG is encoded by the coding sequence ATGAGTACCGATGTGGGATCGCCGGCGGGGGCAAAAACGCGCGAACTCCTGCACTTCATCACGCAGGAGACCCGATTCGCACTGCTCACGAACATCGTTCAACACCCCGAGCAGTTGCCGTCGATGTACGAACTCGAGCAACTGAATCCGAGCGTGAGCGAGGCGACCGTGTACAAACACGTCCAGAAACTCGTCGATGCGGGCGTCGTGAAAGCGGTCGCACTACCCGACGACGAGCGCCAACAAGGGTATCCCTGGAAATTCTACGGGCTGACGGACGACGGACGGGAATTACTGGAGACGCACAACCTCCTCGCCGCCGAGGAGACGCTCCAGCGAATCTACGAGACAATTTCCGATAAACCCGAGAAGATGGTGAAGTACGAAAACGCGCCCCGACCCGCGCTCGAGGGGTAA
- a CDS encoding response regulator transcription factor codes for MAREPPSVLIVEDEPDLADLYATWLAESCTVQTAYDGETALNSIDDGLDIVLLDRRMPGLSGDTILTTIRDRNLDCRIAMVTAVEPDFDIVEMGFDDYLVKPVSKDELCSIVDQLHLRSSYDDQLQEFFALASKKALLDAEKTEVERKSSREYDRLQDRLAVLRVQVDDTMQELLDQDGYRRLCQDLTRDTLLEETY; via the coding sequence ATGGCCAGAGAACCCCCGTCTGTCCTGATCGTCGAAGACGAGCCTGATCTCGCTGATCTTTATGCGACCTGGCTCGCAGAATCGTGTACCGTCCAAACGGCCTACGATGGAGAGACGGCGCTGAATTCGATCGACGACGGTCTCGATATCGTGCTCCTCGATCGCCGAATGCCCGGACTCTCTGGCGATACGATTTTGACCACCATTCGAGATCGGAATCTCGATTGTCGGATTGCGATGGTGACCGCGGTCGAACCTGACTTCGACATCGTCGAAATGGGATTCGACGACTACCTCGTCAAGCCCGTCTCGAAAGACGAGTTGTGTTCGATCGTCGACCAGCTACACCTCCGCTCGAGTTACGACGATCAACTCCAAGAGTTCTTCGCGCTGGCATCGAAAAAGGCCCTCCTGGACGCCGAAAAAACCGAGGTAGAACGAAAGTCGAGTCGCGAGTACGACCGACTGCAGGACCGACTGGCAGTGCTTCGAGTCCAAGTCGACGACACGATGCAAGAACTCCTCGATCAAGATGGCTACCGCCGACTCTGTCAGGATCTCACGCGCGATACCTTGCTCGAAGAAACTTACTGA